From the genome of Ptychodera flava strain L36383 chromosome 13, AS_Pfla_20210202, whole genome shotgun sequence:
TCACATTGTATTTACTCAGGCCCCTACAAACTCGAGAGGATGCATCTTGCGGTCATCGACCGATTCCGACAGTACGGCCCTATCTTCAAAGAGACCATAGGAGATAACACCTACATCAATATAATCGACGCTGAAGACGTTGAGCATCTTTTCCGCAACGCTGGGAAGACGCCTGCACGCCCGCCGATCGCACCGCTGAAACATTACAgagaaatgaagaaaaataacatCGGAATTGCTAGTCTGTAAGTCTGAGCAGCTACCTATACATTCACTACAAATACCGTTTTAGCGGTACAATCCCTCTCAATTCATCCCGGATATTGGTGCTGTACCCGAGTGTGTAAGTTTCCATCGAAGTGTGACGTTTTATGCCGTCCCTAAATCCgggttattttttttctttcaacttaGCCGAACCGTTGTGACCTGAAACACATTGACCTATCAAATTCTCGGTCACATCCCCCATCTCAAGGCCGAACTCTGAATACTGAGTGCTAGGAGCAAAAATGGGGGATTAAATCGACAGTGCGTTTACGCAGATAATCAGACGAGGGCCGATCTGTAAGGTGCTCCCAATTATATCGTTGACTATTGTTCATAAATACAGTATTGAACGCTGTATAGGAGTAAAACTATTACAATTGAACGCCGTTTTTTGGTTGAAAACACTGAATTTTAACACATTCTTGTGGTTAAAACTGAAACAACAAACATCCCGCAACCTCAGTCAGTAGTAACAAAGGTCCAACACAGTACTGAATGTCCACTTGGAGTGTTAATTATGTACAGTATTGCTAGTCGTACCATTTGTAGCTAGTGTCAGACTATGCCAGACACGGATTAATGATTAATATTTATAGGTACATACCACTGTTTTTATTGGTTTCCTTGACAGGCAAGGTGAAGACTGGGCCAAGGTAAGAAAGCCGGTACAGCAGGTGGTAATGAAGCCCCAAAGCGTCCAGGCCTATATTCCCGCTCTGGAAAAAGTCTCAGACGATTTCATTGAATTGATGAAGACAAATCGAAGGGAGAATGGTGAAATTGATAATTACCAGAACGAACTGTACAAATGGGCGCTTGAAGGTGGGTTATTTCATGGTTATCACTTTGTGCTGGGAAAtaatttcaagttcaacattcTGTAGGAAATCAAAAAGTCTTCTTCATTCTTCTTAGGGTAGCGGGAAAATATTGGATCAATGGATAACTAACCAGTTACTCCACGCATACGACGCAATGTAATGCCAGCAGACAAGTTTCCTCGTCCCTTTTCCAACCAATTGTACTGATTGAGAACAAAGTCGGTAAACCGTGATTTTTGACGGAATCGCTGACAATCTTCATTTCTTGACAGGTGTGTGTACACTGGCGCTCAACACACGACTTGGATGTGTGGATACCAACACGGATGGCAATTCAGACGCTCAGCAGATGATCGATGCCACTCTAAGATTCTTCAGTACCCTCCGAGATCTTACCTTCTCCTTTCCTTTGTACAAATTCGGCATCTACACCAAGACTTGGAAGACGTTTGCAGATTGCCATGACACATTCTTAAAGTAAGTTCTGTGGATCAAAATCATCACCTGAGTCCGTGACCAACATTTAATTTATTATGATGTGACATCTTCAACTATTTCACAATCTGTATTTAGATTTACAGTGCCCCATTCAGCCCCATAGAATATGAAGGTGAATGGTCAGAACACTTCAAAAAACACTACAGCACACTTGGAGCTTACAGAGCAGAAAGTCGTAACAATGTAGCAATCACGCATTGATAATATTGGACCAATCGACACGAATGGTAATTTTATTGGAAGAGCAGTCACGATTTCCCAACACATgaatataaacaaaataaaaaaaacaaacaaaattaaagatgtGCCTCCCACAAAATTTGTTGATGAATCCATTCAGATATCAGGTCAGTTTCAATAATGTTCCTAAATTTTCCATAGGATCGCCGAGAAATACATCAACAAAACGCTAGAAGAGCTGGATCTCAAGGAAAAAGAGGGCAAACTGGAGGAAGAAGCTGATCAACCATCCCtgttatcatatttgttgtccaAGAAAAGCTTGACTTTTGATGAATTGCTTATGATTCCGGTGGATCTGATGCAGGCCGGCATCGACAcggtaaatatcaatttctcgTTGATGTGATACTGTGCATCGGCGATGGAGATACATTCTGATAAGAGAGGGCGCTTTCGCAATTGTCGTCCACGGAGTGAAGCTTGCTGAATCAATTGCGTGTGTGTTTTTGATTATCATGAATACTGGATGGACATGTTTTAGTAAACCAGGTCGATCTGATCATCACCACAAAACTTGATTAACGCAATGTTCATTCGTATGTTTTAAATTCTGCTCTTTATATTTCTTACAGACGTCACACACGATTGTGTTCAATCTGTACTTACTTGCCACGAATCCTGAAGTCCAAGAAAAAGTATATCAGGAAGTCTCGCGCACTCTGACTGATGGTGAGCCAATCACCGTACAGACCCTACAGAGGCTGCCGTATTTGAAAGCTTGTATTAAAGAAACACACAGGTAAATATAATTCTGTACAGTCGGCGAGTCAGTGAATCGAGACTTGCAATCTGGCTTCAAGTCTTGGAGACTGTGTTATTGTATGCTTTTATTAAAATCGTCGTTTTATTTTAGAGGGTATTGTGAATCCAAAAGACAAACGTTGAACTTTAAAGGTTCCTGGTGCCTTTATTTCATCAAGAGTATGAAGTCATAAGTCATCATAATAATGATACTTTTTCGGTAGTCGATACTAGCCAGGCTATACGGAGATTTTGATTCTTATCCGTCTGCGTAAACTTAGAATTTACGTTTCTGGGTTTTCTCCACATTCAACCCTGGAAATCACGAGGGCCTGGCTTTATCCACTGCATGTCGGAAAGGGTTAAAAAGACTAAGACACAAACTACCTTCTCACCTCATCATTTACAAAATTGAGCAAGGGAGAGAATCAAAAGTGTTTCTTTGTCTCTACTCCCTTTCTCTAGGACGATGGTTTAACGCCTTATCACATTTCTCCACAGAATGATGCCAACCATTGATGGAACGACGCGAATTCCCGACAAAGATATCGTCCTTTCCGGTTACCACATCCCAGCAAATGTAAGTACACTGGTATATACCGTTGTCACATTTGATCTCAGAAAAGCTTTACTGAGTCAAGTTGTCTTGACACTGTAGCCTGGATGCCATCACGATTTACGATGAATAAGAACTGTCACGCGGTACATTTGTCCACCATGGTATTGATGATATCGGTATACACGAGATCCTTGGTCGATATCATCGAAGTTATGAAAAGACGTGATTTCTGCATTAACTTAGAATGTCAACAGCGAGCATAGTTCAGTGAATTCAAACCAGAGTTTAATACCGCCATATATTTTCTTGGCATATATGTTGAAGTATTGTGAATGCGCTGTTGTCAGTCAGTGCTCGATGAATTTAATTTAAAAGCAAGTTTCGGAGAGGATGTTGTCTAGCCTTTCTTCAGAAGGCAAATCGAAATTTCTATTTTCGTTCACTTATTCGGACACCGCCCGATATTCCCCtgtaaaatattgtggttggtgGCGCTCTCCGTCACAACGAGGTGGGGCAGGGCAGCCCGCAATGGATAAACTCGGCTTCAAATAAGGACGAACACATTTATTTCTTCCTCACAGTCCGTTATACGCACTCACTGCATTGCCGGTTGTATGGAAGAATATTTCCCAGACCAGCACATCTACAAACCAGAGAGGTGGCTGCGCAAAGACTGCAAGATAAACCCTCATCTCTTACTACCATTTGGAAGTGGATCTCGAATGTGCATTGGCAGAAGATTCGCTGAACAAGAAATACAAATTCTTCTTGCAAAGGTGAGCGACTCTTTTTGAATTCCTCGCCAAAATAGTCATCTGTCAGTGCTTGTTGACGACAGGTGAACATCTTTTAGTTTCCTGAAAAATATTCGTGAGATCTTTCCTATAGGCACTATTACAGACAGTTAACTAACTATGACATTCACACACATTTAAGACCGGGTCTTTTAAATCTTTTCTGAACTATATATTTACAATTATTCCTATTTTTACCTTGCTTTGCAGCTCATAAAAGCGTTTCGCATCGAATGGCATCACCAGCCAATGACGCAGCTGTTCCAGTTGCTGAATGCCCCAGACGTTCCAGCACAATTCACCTTCATTGATCGACGCCAATGAGTTGAACAGCGCGTTATCCTGTGAACATCCTCGGgactatttttttgaaaagtggGGGCCGGAGAGGATCGTTTTGAGTGGTCACATGATGCTGACGTCACTCTCAACGACTCATCCCTTTACGGCTGACCCCGGACAGAAAAACGCTTCGAGAATCATGGAACAAAGGACTGTCCGAAGCAGTCTGACTTTATGTCCCGccaaaactgcttaatgacgaAACGCTCATGGAGACGTTATATTTGTGACGAACTTTCTCCCACGGACACTGAGATGAActtatttcatgacatttgtacCAAGAATTGCAGCTGAACCGGATGTGATCATTACTGGATGAACACACCGGGTATTAAAACACCATCCCTCACATGGCGAGCAAGGATATCTTCTCTCTTGTGTATGGAACTTTGTACGTCGTGTGGAAATCTCTGCTCGACTGATGTCTTCATATTGGAGACAAACCACTGCACCAACCAGCTATGGTGCTCCAAGTTATAGCAACTACAGCAACTAGGTGCTTGGTAAATACCTTCAATGTCGCCAACGACTAGTACAACATTGAGCTCCAGGTGGCGCCCTAAGGCGGCTCTAGAACACAATGTTTAGGGATAGATGTAATTATATTTAtaagaaaatttttttcaaatataataatttTATAACAGAATTTTAACGACCAGCGTCTGAAGCGCGGTGTATTGTGAAAGAGTACGTATATAGTCCCAAAACAACAGTATTAACATGTATTGGACTTGTCGAACGAAACGTGTCCGTTGAAACATGGACATGTCAATTGTTTTGCCACTTTCAACGGTATTGGTAGAATCTGACCGAGATATCGTGTCACGGAGTGCTGGCCCATCCTCAGCTGTAAACGCACATGAATGGGGGCGCTAACATTATTCCTCTTGTATATAAATCACCACTATTCTGTATTTATTTGACTCTCTTTATCGCCCATCTTTAATATTcactttaaaaatttgttttatcagCATTCGCTTGAGAGCGGATCCGTGACAACCCTATCGTAATAAGTATAAAGTGTGCATTTGGACAGACAGCATCAATGGTTTGAAATACAAACCAACGTTACTTGCTGCTTTCTCAAAATTTGACACATCCCGTGATAATCACGTGTTACTCACATGACTGTACTGCATTTATGACTCGAATATATTCAGAGCTTTCTATtatcaataaatatattttacagaattttgaaaGCTATGTCCACTGTCATTTTGTGACAGGCGTACTTGCGTCACATCACGCTATTGGTGTCGAGACTTTGGCATCATGCACTTGTTGAAGTTCCATGATACCATCTTTGTTCCGAATGTCACAAGTCAACCACGGGGCAGATTTGGCCGAATACAGTATCAAACAGCTTGAAGAGGTTAGAAAGACCAGAGTAAACACAGGCACAAATTATACATTTAA
Proteins encoded in this window:
- the LOC139148351 gene encoding probable cytochrome P450 CYP44 isoform X1, producing the protein MNRPAPRPNRYKRQAESHWDHYTLSSLTEYITREAELVSPGQVTSQISEAVNQTLSKCVTMFGLRQVRLLQECSRAQQRVMIQRLRSVMATSADIDVANDDVINGEISTKEYRSFEEIPGPKGLPFIGSLLDYTSLGPYKLERMHLAVIDRFRQYGPIFKETIGDNTYINIIDAEDVEHLFRNAGKTPARPPIAPLKHYREMKKNNIGIASLQGEDWAKVRKPVQQVVMKPQSVQAYIPALEKVSDDFIELMKTNRRENGEIDNYQNELYKWALEGVCTLALNTRLGCVDTNTDGNSDAQQMIDATLRFFSTLRDLTFSFPLYKFGIYTKTWKTFADCHDTFLKIAEKYINKTLEELDLKEKEGKLEEEADQPSLLSYLLSKKSLTFDELLMIPVDLMQAGIDTTSHTIVFNLYLLATNPEVQEKVYQEVSRTLTDGEPITVQTLQRLPYLKACIKETHRMMPTIDGTTRIPDKDIVLSGYHIPANSVIRTHCIAGCMEEYFPDQHIYKPERWLRKDCKINPHLLLPFGSGSRMCIGRRFAEQEIQILLAKLIKAFRIEWHHQPMTQLFQLLNAPDVPAQFTFIDRRQ
- the LOC139148351 gene encoding probable cytochrome P450 49a1 isoform X3, which produces MFGLRQVRLLQECSRAQQRVMIQRLRSVMATSADIDVANDDVINGEISTKEYRSFEEIPGPKGLPFIGSLLDYTSLGPYKLERMHLAVIDRFRQYGPIFKETIGDNTYINIIDAEDVEHLFRNAGKTPARPPIAPLKHYREMKKNNIGIASLQGEDWAKVRKPVQQVVMKPQSVQAYIPALEKVSDDFIELMKTNRRENGEIDNYQNELYKWALEGVCTLALNTRLGCVDTNTDGNSDAQQMIDATLRFFSTLRDLTFSFPLYKFGIYTKTWKTFADCHDTFLKIAEKYINKTLEELDLKEKEGKLEEEADQPSLLSYLLSKKSLTFDELLMIPVDLMQAGIDTTSHTIVFNLYLLATNPEVQEKVYQEVSRTLTDGEPITVQTLQRLPYLKACIKETHRMMPTIDGTTRIPDKDIVLSGYHIPANSVIRTHCIAGCMEEYFPDQHIYKPERWLRKDCKINPHLLLPFGSGSRMCIGRRFAEQEIQILLAKLIKAFRIEWHHQPMTQLFQLLNAPDVPAQFTFIDRRQ
- the LOC139148351 gene encoding probable cytochrome P450 49a1 isoform X2, with product MKPLSVRIAISQRSKNFTRCVTMFGLRQVRLLQECSRAQQRVMIQRLRSVMATSADIDVANDDVINGEISTKEYRSFEEIPGPKGLPFIGSLLDYTSLGPYKLERMHLAVIDRFRQYGPIFKETIGDNTYINIIDAEDVEHLFRNAGKTPARPPIAPLKHYREMKKNNIGIASLQGEDWAKVRKPVQQVVMKPQSVQAYIPALEKVSDDFIELMKTNRRENGEIDNYQNELYKWALEGVCTLALNTRLGCVDTNTDGNSDAQQMIDATLRFFSTLRDLTFSFPLYKFGIYTKTWKTFADCHDTFLKIAEKYINKTLEELDLKEKEGKLEEEADQPSLLSYLLSKKSLTFDELLMIPVDLMQAGIDTTSHTIVFNLYLLATNPEVQEKVYQEVSRTLTDGEPITVQTLQRLPYLKACIKETHRMMPTIDGTTRIPDKDIVLSGYHIPANSVIRTHCIAGCMEEYFPDQHIYKPERWLRKDCKINPHLLLPFGSGSRMCIGRRFAEQEIQILLAKLIKAFRIEWHHQPMTQLFQLLNAPDVPAQFTFIDRRQ